From Denitrovibrio acetiphilus DSM 12809, the proteins below share one genomic window:
- a CDS encoding methyl-accepting chemotaxis protein, which produces MKKITSGSALKISTTISMGFSIIIVILAIISTISVYSVKKSLDGIEQIKELSQDSKEMTSLRSEQLLSSLYARDYFMDNSEKSLENYNESKNRMMSSINLAMSHKGAEENDTMLSLSEGLSKFTETFDEISKLIEDRNAAMDSFYKHGLDMRASLTNIMEYSYQTGNIDVVYLIGKMQERIMRARFYALDFIKTNSTDSQDQAYDEITVNLDQLIKQADKIITNSYNKDQLNNFKHSKESFLQTFNAISEAVESIELMNTYVMKKTDAQVMDSVAMINTDLNEKQNILDQKAYRQGKHLELITYSVSVTGVILSILFALLITRRVKKPLGGEPEEMAKIADNIAEGNLRIIAKNTKNPTGLYASMLKMGQNLTNIAENIREASETVSSGSEELASSSEQLSSNFFDQAQQVHSIASALEEMATSSEHVLDNIDIAMSKSDNASSMAAAGKEKLHATNKSIEAIRKSTGDLANTIENLTGSSAEISDILNVINDIADQTNLLALNAAIEAARAGDAGRGFAVVADEVRKLAERTQSAISEIDSIINSLQTESASASKNMTQAENEVEQGVQALQETEDVFNDIVSAVDEVVHSNNMIVTAVTQQNQAISSVNENIQAVSQGQAQSTEALKVITATINDLSDQAQNMKQTVEIFQT; this is translated from the coding sequence GTCCTTGGACGGAATAGAACAGATCAAAGAACTATCGCAAGATTCAAAAGAAATGACATCTCTCAGATCGGAACAACTCCTCAGCAGTCTCTACGCACGAGACTACTTCATGGACAACAGTGAAAAATCACTGGAAAACTATAATGAATCCAAAAACAGAATGATGTCCTCTATTAACCTTGCAATGTCCCACAAGGGAGCAGAAGAAAATGATACCATGCTTAGCTTAAGCGAAGGTCTCAGCAAATTCACCGAAACATTCGATGAAATATCAAAACTGATAGAAGACCGTAACGCTGCTATGGATTCATTTTACAAACATGGACTCGATATGCGTGCCTCGCTTACCAACATAATGGAATATTCCTATCAGACTGGTAATATAGATGTCGTATACCTGATAGGTAAAATGCAGGAACGTATAATGAGAGCACGTTTTTATGCTCTGGATTTTATCAAAACAAATTCAACTGACTCGCAGGATCAGGCATACGATGAAATAACGGTAAATCTCGACCAACTCATCAAGCAAGCCGACAAAATCATTACCAATTCTTATAACAAAGATCAACTTAACAACTTCAAGCACTCCAAAGAAAGCTTTCTTCAAACATTTAATGCTATCTCTGAAGCGGTTGAGAGTATTGAGCTCATGAATACTTATGTAATGAAAAAAACTGATGCTCAGGTAATGGACAGTGTCGCGATGATCAATACAGACCTGAACGAAAAACAGAATATACTGGATCAGAAGGCTTACCGGCAGGGGAAACACCTTGAGCTCATAACATATTCCGTATCGGTAACAGGTGTTATATTATCTATCCTTTTTGCTCTGCTGATAACCAGACGTGTCAAAAAGCCTCTGGGAGGTGAACCGGAGGAGATGGCTAAGATCGCAGACAATATAGCTGAAGGCAACCTCCGCATTATAGCTAAAAATACTAAAAACCCCACAGGGTTATATGCGTCTATGCTTAAAATGGGGCAGAACCTTACTAACATAGCTGAAAACATCAGAGAAGCGTCGGAAACCGTTTCCTCGGGCAGTGAAGAGCTCGCAAGCTCCAGCGAACAGCTTAGTAGTAATTTTTTTGATCAGGCTCAGCAGGTACACTCAATAGCCAGCGCACTTGAAGAGATGGCAACATCGTCAGAACACGTTCTGGACAACATCGACATAGCCATGTCTAAGAGTGACAATGCAAGCAGTATGGCAGCAGCAGGAAAAGAAAAACTGCACGCAACTAACAAGAGCATTGAAGCTATCAGAAAATCTACAGGTGATCTTGCAAACACTATAGAAAACCTCACCGGATCATCAGCAGAAATCAGTGATATCCTCAATGTGATAAACGACATCGCAGACCAAACCAACCTGCTGGCACTCAACGCCGCTATAGAAGCTGCAAGAGCCGGAGACGCCGGACGAGGTTTTGCTGTTGTAGCTGATGAGGTCAGAAAACTAGCAGAAAGAACTCAAAGCGCAATATCCGAAATAGATTCGATAATAAATTCTCTGCAAACAGAGTCAGCCTCTGCATCTAAAAATATGACTCAGGCTGAAAATGAAGTTGAACAAGGTGTACAGGCTCTTCAAGAAACCGAAGATGTCTTTAATGATATTGTATCTGCTGTGGATGAAGTCGTGCATTCAAATAATATGATCGTAACCGCTGTTACTCAGCAAAATCAGGCTATAAGCAGTGTGAATGAAAACATTCAGGCAGTTAGCCAGGGGCAGGCACAGAGTACAGAAGCATTAAAAGTGATCACCGCCACCATAAATGATCTGAGTGATCAGGCACAAAACATGAAACAAACTGTAGAAATATTCCAGACATAG